From Ficedula albicollis isolate OC2 chromosome 5, FicAlb1.5, whole genome shotgun sequence, one genomic window encodes:
- the NAA30 gene encoding LOW QUALITY PROTEIN: N-alpha-acetyltransferase 30 (The sequence of the model RefSeq protein was modified relative to this genomic sequence to represent the inferred CDS: deleted 2 bases in 1 codon) — translation PAAAACTGAQDEEAEEEEEEEGPAGGREQQQRGGGGGGSDGGKGGPQHRHHHRHHHHPPHHNHQLNGLISPELRHLRASLKGKILGSEAGAAPGSEAGAAPEGLENKRASKTMGSGQQQSSPPSAAPCSSPHANHLPPQGRTAPSPPPSPPAKGDRSQPAATTTTAAAKTAARNGLAGETGLEEEEQEEGDEGGEEEEEESLQLLSGSLAAACSLSGSGTDCQPEEDLTIRYVQYESELQMPDIMRLITKDLSEPYSIYTYRYFIHNWPQLCFLAMVGEECVGAIVCKLDMHKKMFRRGYIAMLAVDSKYRRKGIGTNLVKKAIYAMVEGDCDEVVLETEITNKSALKLYENLGFVRDKRLFRYYLNGVDALRLKLWLR, via the exons cccgccgccgccgcctgCACCGGCGCCCAGGACGAGGAGGCcgaagaggaggaggaagaggagggaccCGCGGGCGGacgggagcagcagcagcgaggaggaggaggaggaggcagcgACGGCGGCAAGGGGGGCCCGCAGCACCGCCACCACCACcgccaccaccaccaccccccgCACCACAACCACCAGCTCAACGGCCTCATCAGCCCCGAGCTGCGGCACCTGCGCGCCTCCCTCAAGGGCAAGATCCTCGGCTCGGAGGCAGGGGCGGCCCCC GGGTCGGAGGCAGGGGCGGCCCCCGAGGGGCTGGAGAACAAGCGAGCCAGCAAAACAATGGGCTCCGGACAGCAGCAGTCGTCGCCCCCCAGCGCAGCGCCCTGCTCGTCCCCCCACGCCAAccacctccctccccagggaaggactgcaccctctcctcctccttctcccccagccAAAGGGGACAGGAGCCAGCCTGCTGCCACAACCACGACTGCTGCTGCTAAGACTGCAGCCCGCAATGGGCTGGCAGGAGAGACTGGcttggaggaggaagagcaggaggagggggatgaaggaggggaggaggaggaggaggagtccCTGCAGCTACTCTCCGGGTCCTTAGCAGCAGCCTGCAGTTTGTCAGGCTCGGGGACGGACTGTCAGCCCGAGGAGGACCTAACGATACGATACGTCCAGTATGAGTCAGAGCTGCAGATGCCCGATATCATGAGACTGATCACCAAAGATCTGTCTGAACCCTACTCCATTTACACATATAGGTATTTTATCCACAACTGGCCACAACTTTGCTTTTTG GCCATGGTAGGTGAGGAGTGTGTAGGTGCCATCGTCTGCAAGCTGGATATGCACAAAAAGATGTTCCGCAGAGGTTATATAGCCATGTTAGCAGTGGATTccaaatacagaagaaaaggaattg GTACAAACTTGGTTAAGAAAGCTATTTATGCTATGGTTGAAGGAGATTGTGATGAG GTTGTATTGGAAACAGAAATCACAAATAAGTCTGCTTTGAAACTTTATGAAAACCTTGGTTTTGTGCGAGACAAGAGGCTGTTCAGATACTATTTAAACGGAGTGGATGCCCTGCGTCTGAAGCTATGGCTGCGTTAG